In one Nostoc sp. KVJ3 genomic region, the following are encoded:
- the fabZ gene encoding 3-hydroxyacyl-ACP dehydratase FabZ, protein MSILTEVNTIETTAHTPTESEGINETTIISEIKTTFTSEEIQELLPHRYPFLLVDKIIDYVPGKKAVGVKNVTINEPYFQGHFPGRPLMPGVLIVEAMAQVGGIVLTKMSSAEGKLFVFAGIDKVRFRRQVVPGDQLVMTVELLWVKQRRFGKMQGRAEVDGQLASEGELMFSLIN, encoded by the coding sequence ATGTCAATTCTCACTGAAGTAAATACCATTGAAACGACTGCACACACACCTACCGAATCAGAAGGTATAAATGAGACTACAATAATTTCTGAGATTAAAACAACCTTCACATCTGAAGAAATTCAGGAATTGTTACCCCATCGCTACCCATTTTTACTTGTAGACAAAATTATTGACTACGTTCCAGGTAAAAAAGCTGTTGGTGTTAAAAATGTTACTATCAATGAACCCTATTTCCAAGGACATTTCCCTGGTCGTCCACTGATGCCAGGGGTGCTAATTGTGGAAGCAATGGCACAAGTTGGGGGCATTGTTCTCACTAAAATGTCTTCGGCAGAAGGTAAACTGTTTGTCTTCGCTGGTATCGATAAAGTTCGCTTTCGTCGCCAGGTTGTACCGGGGGATCAACTAGTAATGACGGTGGAACTGTTATGGGTAAAACAACGTCGTTTCGGTAAGATGCAAGGTCGTGCCGAAGTTGACGGTCAACTTGCTTCTGAAGGGGAATTAATGTTTTCTTTAATTAACTAA
- the lpxA gene encoding acyl-ACP--UDP-N-acetylglucosamine O-acyltransferase: MKTLIHPTAVIHPKSELHHTVQVGAYAVIGAHVKVGPETIIGAHAVLEGPCEIGAQNQIFTGAAIGMEPQDLKFVGEPTWVKIGDNNLIREYVTINRATGAGEATVIGDGNLLMAYVHVAHNCVIEDQVVIANSVALAGHVHIESRARLSGVLGVHQFVHIGRHAMVGGMARIDRDVAPYMLVEGNPARVRTLNLVGLKRSGMDSADLLMLKKAFRILYRSDLSFKAALEQLELLGDSEQLQHLRRFLLLSLMPGRRGLIPGKGKKGASDE, translated from the coding sequence TTGAAAACGCTAATTCATCCAACTGCTGTAATTCATCCGAAATCGGAACTCCACCATACAGTGCAAGTCGGTGCCTATGCTGTGATTGGAGCGCATGTCAAAGTCGGCCCTGAAACAATTATCGGCGCTCATGCTGTGCTAGAAGGGCCTTGTGAAATTGGGGCGCAAAATCAGATTTTTACAGGTGCAGCCATCGGTATGGAACCCCAGGATCTCAAGTTTGTGGGAGAACCAACTTGGGTCAAAATTGGAGATAACAATTTAATTCGTGAGTACGTTACTATTAACCGTGCTACTGGTGCTGGTGAAGCGACGGTGATTGGCGATGGTAACTTGCTGATGGCTTATGTTCATGTGGCTCATAACTGCGTGATTGAAGACCAGGTAGTGATTGCCAACTCTGTAGCTTTGGCAGGTCATGTACATATAGAGTCACGTGCTAGGCTGAGTGGGGTTCTAGGTGTCCATCAATTTGTGCATATTGGTAGACACGCAATGGTGGGAGGTATGGCACGTATTGACCGAGATGTGGCCCCATATATGTTGGTGGAGGGAAATCCGGCGCGAGTCCGAACCCTTAACCTTGTGGGACTTAAACGGTCTGGTATGGACTCAGCAGATTTGCTGATGCTGAAAAAAGCCTTCCGCATTCTCTACCGTTCTGATTTGTCCTTTAAGGCTGCCTTAGAGCAATTGGAACTGTTAGGGGATAGCGAACAATTACAACATCTGCGCCGTTTCCTGCTACTTTCTCTGATGCCAGGAAGACGTGGCTTAATTCCCGGTAAGGGGAAAAAAGGCGCGAGTGATGAATAG